The DNA region cacacacacgaatgaattcataaacacaatatcatgaagttttgctttaatttaggaaaagagaaactcttcctttgctaaaatctgatgggtttttttcagcgttcttacttcagtctttaatgtcaggtgatccttcaaatgtcagtgtaaagtgttgagtacactactagtgctcagtcgtgtttttcatagttaccagtgccgatggagttttttaaagcgtcatattctgctggaaacgtttcatttgaatggtaatgtcccataagcggaggtcttgtgagtaacttcacaagtcggtcaaagtctacaccggtgacaagctcatctactcccagaacctgctactctctacctacacgttgtcagctgatgtttcaaaacctcaacactcgcatacagaacagcctcagcgtctgcacctcttatcggcactagctgcaagtctacaccccctctgtccagaagtgagcacagcctcttggtaccatcccagcaagcatttttttggggtgtttaaaggtgccaactgaccatcaaaagtaaaaatgactcattttatctcatcccaacagggaaaccaccaacaataaagaatgagttactatctggtgtcatggctttgcaattaaaacaagtttagttataatggaggtcattgggggcaaaaacagccacttgaacaatatgaacaatacataagggttaaaagtctaatagacggcttggttaaaaccaggctaaatctaggctgtcagtgagtgtgcacccctaaccccgcctctcacagtgacctcactagctccgctgagtgctttgtgtctcagattgcatgcaagtctgcagccagatactgctggaagctagtcatcaaatacacaggaacgaatgactacacgtgtcaatctgtctattaaactatctaatctgtctagtcagtcttttattatcttttatatgcaaaaatattcattcataaaaacatatgtatatatgaacactgggtcaaatagggtccgtgcattttaaatctaataacaaaaataacccaatgttggttttgtccatatttaaatgaacgtgtgtaaacgcacgctttgatcaaaccttttattccccttgatgatattgtgcttttttttcccctcaatgccctccaaagtttcaatgtttggccgtgtctgccatacctgttttgttttaaaaaaaaaaaggaaaaaaaaggaatgcatcggttcctgcatgtagaattcagaaatctcatggcattgaaagaaaactggcagcagttgagtgccgaggtcaaaggtcagatgagcaggcatcacacctgataaacacctggggcaactgtacagtaaaaaaaaaaaacaaaaaaaaaaaaacaacaagattaagaaatattgctttaatttgagagagacaaaaaaaactcttccgtgttaaaatttgatgttcctccagcgttcttacgtcagtctttaatgtcaggtgatccttcaaatgtcagtgtaaattgttgagtgtaccattagtgctcagtcgtgtttttcatagttaccagtgccgatggagttttttttttttagagcgtcatattctgctggaaaagtttcattttaatggtaatatgccatgagcggaggtgtatgagtaacttcacaagttgaccatagtctagaccgatgacatgctcatcgactcccagaacctggcagaacgaaatgttgcagctcgtccggtcttcaatgatgagcccaaaagaggccacttcacagagccggcccaaggcttaagagaactgagaggcaggacaagatggcgggctggacttggttaactttagattttacacaaatctcattgttttgtttttcacctaaaatagtaattaaaacatccaagatgtgttttgcctcatcaaaatgtggaatttgatcagcaaactactcattctaagacaactatgccttgggctaaatgacttggcttcaagtacgatgccacacgattcagaaatgaaggtacagactgcacaaacagataaacgacatgatgcatctcatttcaccacaactaaaggcagcgacaaaaaaaaagtcaagctctcacgatgatgacatttctcatgcaaccctttagcaagtctacatagtatttatgcctaaaagtcactgcatgggtaaataagaaacaagcaacacacacacacacacacacatatatatatatatatatccatgggccactgtaaagtaatatggttctgtcataacgttttgaatgaaaatctgcatttggataagacacctttagtatagttttgattttaaggcataataaagatcaaatgcaagtacgagtggatttacattgaaaatttcaaacgcatcaagtaaaccatgtgctaaggaaatttcaaaccatttggaacgcacagagacgagcttttgtgcaaaattgaacttaaaggtgcctttaaaaaagtgtcaaagtacttttgaaaacaaaaaagcaaacccccaataggtggcagcaagaggccgctttatttgagtaaagcattgaacgattcattcagccaaagaagccaataggatgaacggacagttgaatcaatccctgaatcatcgactcacccgagtcttcttggcgaaggcctgaatcgttcgtgcagggaaacgtcgctgtgtattattcagagatggccaactgttctgctgtttattttattatacttatcgcaatgattttactactactatcaataaaattaatattaataatgataatattgccggaagttgtacagcgcatgcgtcacgtgttcatcatcagcatccatgacaaccgtcctgtgggtgttgtttgaatctcgctgtgtcgattggcatctgatctctgcgtcctccgtgacaatttttccagattatcgatattattgatcgttggatacgtcgattgatcgcctgctgttcccatcactcaggtttgaccctttttattacgctgtgctttgtgtttgtgttcagtatgtcttgtgttcactacaggttccagagtcgactcacctacgactcgctccagtttgaaggcctcaacatcagcgcgggggagctgaagcggcagatcatgaggagcaagaggctgaagttctgccagctgaagatcagcaacgcccagactgatgaaggtgagttgaggaaaagacacttcaactgttctacgctaacattagatgcgttatatcagacacttctggaagctgtaaggtggtgctgatgctgacatgtagggatgttttggctgttttaaaaggctaatggctctcaaagtataccgtgctccataattatgtgctgattctgattttattttgctgtcagaatacacagatgatgctctcatccctaaaaacacgtcggtcatcatcagacggatccctgcggcgggactgaagtcctcaaacagaagatttgttgggtgagtgctgtgaaatgagcacacgcgtcctctgttagatgttatatgaagactcctggtctgtccctggtgttttagtcacacaagctcctttgttttgcagacatcaagctggacgctggcgtgaaccttcacctagagctgatccttcactcctctcactggagcagttgttgaaggtattgaacaaatgaatagcacaatagcaaaacgcaatgtaaagcacacaatatacgcacacgcactcagcttcttagggagatttgagattgtttgaagggttgagggtgaaaaagattcaaatgtgcaaatgcctgtgaaacagactgagaatctggctgaggcaaaggcgtcagaggaggacaagctgaaagcggtgatgtaccagtccagcctgtgctactactccagcaggtgagcgttcagacactgacaggtttgctttgtgagagatgtctgagctgattctcatggttctgatgttcactagtgaggccatgaggctgcttgggatcccgggacaccacattaggcactgccccactaatgtggtaactgggttttccaagctcacggttgctgtgaacttgagctcttgtcctcatcagtcagattgtttgctcagagtttgactgtcactcctcaattcacagggcagccgctccgcgccgcacaagcgcatccggaagagcacagggattccccgcagcttcctgttggaggtggacgacccagaccgaaagggagtcatgatagacggcagcggcagatacgtcattcccatcatagacgcgtgagtaaactgtacttggcatagccgcatgttctagtgtttgtccaaatctcacatgatgtctgcttgtgtgtgtttgcgctcgatctgttcagtgaggcctatgctgctgagaagagaaagaggccgtccttctcctgccagaccgagcctttgccctcctcgtcctcagcaggtgcggcatcttcggtccgggacgccggagggaaacggtcccgctccccatcttcaccagagacgcgcggcgaccagaagagaccacgtcgctgagagaccttcatccaagagacctggagccgacgtgtaaatattgtacatagtttattaataaaagataataaagattatagccgcatgaactgtgtggactggttaaccttcactccagcagtgcaacacacacacacacacacacacacacacacacacacacacgaatgaattcataaacacaatatcatgaagttttgctttaatttaggaaaagagaaactcttcctttgctaaaatctgatgggtttttttcagcgttcttacttcagtctttaatgtcaggtgatccttcaaatgtcagtgtaaagtgttgagtacactactagtgctcagtcgtgtttttcatagttaccagtgccgatggagttttttaaagcgtcatattctgctggaaacgtttcatttgaatggtaatgtcccataagcggaggtcttgtgagtaacttcacaagtcggtcaaagtctacaccggtgacaagctcatctactcccagaacctgctactctctacctacacgttgtcagctgatgtttcaaaacctcaacactcgcatacagaacagcctcagcgtctgcacctcttatcggcactagctgcaagtctacaccccctctgtccagaagtgagcacagcctcttggtaccatcccagcaagcatttttttggggtgtttaaaggtgccaactgaccatcaaaagtaaaaatgactcattttatctcatcccaacagggaaaccaccaacaataaagaatgagttactatctggtgtcatggctttgcaattaaaacaagtttagttataatggaggtcattgggggcaaaaacagccacttgaacaatatgaacaatacataagggttaaaagtctaatagacggcttggttaaaaccaggctaaatctaggctgtcagtgagtgtgcacccctaaccccgcctctcacagtgacctcactagctccgctgagtgctttgtgtctcagattgcatgcaagtctgcagccagatactgctggaagctagtcatcaaatacacaggaacgaatgactacacgtgtcaatctgtctattaaactatctaatctgtctagtcagtcttttattatcttttatatgcaaaaatattcattcataaaaacatatgtatatatgaacactgggtcaaatagggtccgtgcattttaaatctaataacaaaaataacccaatgttggttttgtccatatttaaatgaacgtgtgtaaacgcacgctttgatcaaaccttttattccccttgatgatattgtgcttttttttcccctcaatgccctccaaagtttcaatgtttggccgtgtctgccatacctgttttgttttaaaaaaaaaaaggaaaaaaaaggaatgcatcggttcctgcatgtagaattcagaaatctcatggcattgaaagaaaactggcagcagttgagtgccgaggtcaaaggtcagatgagcaggcatcacacctgataaacacctggggcaactgtacagtaaaaaaaaaaaacaaaaaaaaaaaaacaacaagattaagaaatattgctttaatttgagagagacaaaaaaaactcttccgtgttaaaatttgatgttcctccagcgttcttacgtcagtctttaatgtcaggtgatccttcaaatgtcagtgtaaattgttgagtgtaccattagtgctcagtcgtgtttttcatagttaccagtgccgatggagttttttttttttagagcgtcatattctgctggaaaagtttcattttaatggtaatatgccatgagcggaggtgtatgagtaacttcacaagttgaccatagtctagaccgatgacatgctcatcgactcccagaacctggcagaacgaaatgttgcagct from Danio rerio strain Tuebingen ecotype United States chromosome 8, GRCz12tu, whole genome shotgun sequence includes:
- the LOC100006889 gene encoding E3 ubiquitin-protein ligase RBBP6-like isoform X1; amino-acid sequence: MSCVHYRFQSRLTYDSLQFEGLNISAGELKRQIMRSKRLKFCQLKISNAQTDEEYTDDALIPKNTSVIIRRIPAAGLKSSNRRFVGHQAGRWREPSPRADPSLLSLEQLLKTENLAEAKASEEDKLKAVMYQSSLCYYSSSEAMRLLGIPGHHIRHCPTNVGSRSAPHKRIRKSTGIPRSFLLEVDDPDRKGVMIDGSGRYVIPIIDAEAYAAEKRKRPSFSCQTEPLPSSSSAGAASSVRDAGGKRSRSPSSPETRGDQKRPRR
- the LOC100006889 gene encoding E3 ubiquitin-protein ligase RBBP6-like; its protein translation is MSCVHYRFQSRLTYDSLQFEGLNISAGELKRQIMRSKRLKFCQLKISNAQTDEEYTDDALIPKNTSVIIRRIPAAGLKSSNRRFVGHQAGRWREPSPRADPSLLSLEQLLKTENLAEAKASEEDKLKAVMYQSSLCYYSSRAAAPRRTSASGRAQGFPAASCWRWTTQTERES